The Acinetobacter lwoffii genomic sequence CAAATCCTGAGAGTTTTTCTGTTTCAGGGTGCAATCTTTGGCTTGCTCGGTTCAGTGCTGGGCAGCATAGTCAGTTATGGTCTGGTATGGGTATTTAATAATTTTGGGCCGGGATTATTCTATATTCCAATTTCGATTGAACTGGTGATTTTGGCGCTATTGTTGGCGACATTAACAGGCGTACTGGCTGCAGCGGTGCCATCACGCCGGGCAGCAGCACTCGACCCGGTGGAGGCGATTCGTCATGTCTGAGCAATCTCAGGAAGTTCTGCGTCTGGAAGCGCTGCGAAAATCTTATAATATTGGACAGCCCAATGAGGTTGAGGTCTTGCATGGCATTGACCTGCGCATTGATCGCAACGACTTTGCTGCACTTATTGGCCCTTCCGGTTCTGGAAAAAGTACCTTACTGAATATTCTGGGACTGCTAGATAAACCAACGAGTGGCGAGCTGTATTTGTTGGGACAACCTACCAGTGCGATGGATGATACCGGCCGTACGGCGCTGCGCGGCAACAGCATCGGATTTGTATTTCAGTTTCACCATCTGATTCAGGCATTTAGTGCACTGGATAATATTCTCATGCCTTTAATGATGGCGCATGGCAAACCGAATCAGCAGGCAATGCAACGCGCACGTGATTTACTAGCGGCAGTGGGACTGGAAAAATTTGCCGAGCGTAAACCGAATGAATTGTCCGGAGGACAGCAGCAGCGGGTGGCCATTGCTCGGGCCTTGATTACTGAGCCGGCATTATTATTGGCCGATGAACCGACAGGTAATCTGGATACCCAGACCGCGGCTGATATGTTTGAACTGTTTCGTAAAGTGCATCGTGAACGCGACTGCGCCGTACTTTTAGTCACGCATGATCCGCGCCTGTCTGCCACTTGTGATCGTACCATCAATCTGGTCGATGGCCGGATTGAAAGTGATTCGAGCAATTCTCCTCAAGATTAAGCTGTACTGTAAGGAGCCAGGAGGGCTAATTTTTTGAAGCGATCGAAAAGATATTTCAGATTTATAGCTTTCAAAAAATGATAGCCATATATGAGATTGAAATAATCTGTAAACAATCTGTTTGTTAAAAAAGGATGTATGCGATTGCCTACATCCTTAAATTTTGATGGTTTAATTTTAATGATCCTGACTTTTAGCTTGATCTAATCATTGAGTGCCGATAAATCCCTCTAATATAAACGTCAGGATGAAGCCGAACTTTAATGGCACTACCGCAAGTTTCCATTTCATCCTGTGAATAAGCCTGATTTCAAAGATTCGATCCGATTTTATTGTTCCAGATTGCTTCTCAGCATCCAGGCAGTTTTTTCGTGTACTTCCAGTCTTTGCGTGAGAATGTCAGCGGTCGGCTGATCATTGGCTTCTTCAATGATCGAAAAAATACTTCTGGCGGTACGTGCCACAGTTTCATGTGCATCTACCAGTAAACGTATCATTTCTTCGGCTTTAGGCACACCTTCGACTTCTTTAATGGAGGTGAGTTTTACAAACTGTTTATAAGTGCCGGGTGCTGCAAAACCTAGAGCACGAATACGTTCAGCAATGATGTCCAACGCATTCCATTGCTCGGTATATTGAGTCATAAACATGTTGTGCAGGCTGTTGAACTGGGGGCCGGTGACATTCCAGTGGAAATTATGGGTCATCAAATACAGGGTATAACTGTCTGCTAAAAGTCTGGATAAACCATCGACAATTTTGGCGCGATCATCATGCGAAATCCCGATATCAATTTTCATTGCTTT encodes the following:
- a CDS encoding Dps family protein, producing the protein MASSKKESKAMKIDIGISHDDRAKIVDGLSRLLADSYTLYLMTHNFHWNVTGPQFNSLHNMFMTQYTEQWNALDIIAERIRALGFAAPGTYKQFVKLTSIKEVEGVPKAEEMIRLLVDAHETVARTARSIFSIIEEANDQPTADILTQRLEVHEKTAWMLRSNLEQ
- a CDS encoding ABC transporter ATP-binding protein produces the protein MSEQSQEVLRLEALRKSYNIGQPNEVEVLHGIDLRIDRNDFAALIGPSGSGKSTLLNILGLLDKPTSGELYLLGQPTSAMDDTGRTALRGNSIGFVFQFHHLIQAFSALDNILMPLMMAHGKPNQQAMQRARDLLAAVGLEKFAERKPNELSGGQQQRVAIARALITEPALLLADEPTGNLDTQTAADMFELFRKVHRERDCAVLLVTHDPRLSATCDRTINLVDGRIESDSSNSPQD